The following coding sequences lie in one Stigmatopora argus isolate UIUO_Sarg chromosome 5, RoL_Sarg_1.0, whole genome shotgun sequence genomic window:
- the LOC144075018 gene encoding uncharacterized protein LOC144075018 isoform X1 has translation MDMGRQEAGAPKNDGLRFNSLVLRELSEEFEKCTQETQRLQGEVEQATKATLEKFGKRTSVPSCNDCGRQQGQSDTQSRTRKKILDTALHFQFSPTQKHKQHIQMERVSTSNLRMEELFTSVGQEVAMLNRKLSSSKKSGVRINDKLELLRKRLQQKLSPGGDQQRARTDDTCRKTCREERDQLVEILMRQLEKSNQTICRLHQQNALFERCSVTPENVDQRPYQSIQSQHQAQELALVRKEKSQLACQLDAIRSKDKHLRERIGQLEATFHKMSEGLTNCQDFIQLKEQEFLRLQLKHILDLTEFQGANETPPGLDSAILEPDDLGPSKQKNHGQNLPGAHVNCDTLQRRSFPERTHRPAFEEAKVARRRTTCGSDTTDSLHSGLFGSCPMTVKRNTFYTRRPQTSGRGSPVYVLLTSEPGHT, from the exons ATGGACATGGGCCGACAAGAAGCGGGAGCGC CCAAAAATGACGGGCTGAGGTTCAACAGTCTGGTGTTGAGGGAGTTGAG CGAAGAGTTCGAGAAGTGCACCCAGGAAACGCAAAGGCTTCAGGGAGAGGTGGAACAAGCGACCAAAGCTACATTGGAAAAGTTTGGCAAACGCACTT CAGTGCCATCTTGCAATGACTGTGGCCGCCAGCAGGGTCAGAGTGACACACAGAGCCGCACCAGAAAGAAGATTCTGGACACAGCACTGCATTTTCAATTTTCGccgacacaaaaacacaaa CAGCACATCCAGATGGAGAGGGTATCCACATCTAACCTCAG AATGGAAGAGCTGTTTACAAGTGTTGGCCAGGAGGTGGCGATGTTAAACCGCAAACTGAGCTCATCCAAAAAGAGTGGGGTTCGCATCAATGATAAACTGGAACTTCTAAG GAAAAGGTTGCAGCAGAAGCTG AGCCCAGGAGGAGATCAGCAACGAGCTCGGACGGATGACACCTGCCGAAAAACCTGTCGG GAGGAGAGAGACCAGTTGGTGGAGATCCTCATGCGTCAATTGGAGAAGAGCAATCAGACCATTTGTCGCCTTCACCAGCAAAACGCTCTCTTTGAGCGCTGCAGCGTCACACCAGAGAATGTGGATCAG CGGCCCTACCAAAGTATCCAAAGTCAGCACCAGGCACAGGAGCTGGCCTTAGTCAGGAAGGAGAAAAGTCAACTTGCTTGTCAACTTGATGCCATCCGCTCTAAGGACAAGCATCTGAGAGAGAGGATAGGCCAGCTGGAGGCCACCTTTCACAAG ATGAGTGAGGGCCTCACCAACTGTCAAGATTTCATTCAGCTGAAGGAACAGGAGTTCCTCCGACTCCAACTGAAACACATCCTGGACTTGACG GAGTTCCAAGGTGCAAATGAAACTCCACCTGGACTGGACTCTGCGATCCTTGAACCCGATGATCTTGGTCCAAGCAAG CAGAAGAACCACGGGCAGAACCTTCCAGGGGCGCATGTTAACTGCGATACCCTCCAGAGGAGGTCCTTTCCGGAGAGAACGCACAGACCGGCATT TGAAGAGGCTAAAGTAGCCCGCCGGCGAACAACATGCGGCAG CGATACGACAGACA GTCTACATTCGGGGCTCTTTGGGTCATGTCCAATGACCGTGAAAAGGAACACTTTCTACACTAGGAGGCCGCAGACTTCAGGTCGCGGATCACCCGTCTATGTTCTGCTCACCTCTGAGCCAGGACACACCTAA